A single window of Cellulomonas sp. NTE-D12 DNA harbors:
- a CDS encoding ATP-binding protein, with protein MPYVRRIVDDELDELFPQVPAIAIDGPKAVGKTTTAEQRAHGLLRLDSRANRESIQADPELVLTRARPLLIDEWQKVPEVWDVVRRAVDEDRSGGQYLLVGSAAPAPGATAHSGAGRIGRLRMRPMTLSERGVSEPTVSLRGLLSGARGPLDGSCPLRLADYTEEILASGFPGLRGLTPRALKFQLDSYLRNAVDRDVPEQGLAVRKPDSMLAWLRAYAAATSSTASYSSLLDAATPGQDDKPARSTSIAYRDVLTQLWLLDPVPAWAPLGNPLARLGQAPQHHLADPALAARLLGLTSDALLDGEGTPIGPQAGTMLGHLFQSLAALCIRVPAQAAEANVGHLRTRNGDHEIDLVVVRDDGKVLAIEVKLATTVDDRDTTHLHWLAGHLGDALLDAIIVNTGPSAYRRPDGIGVVPLGLIAA; from the coding sequence ATGCCCTACGTCCGGCGGATCGTCGATGATGAGCTGGACGAGCTGTTCCCGCAGGTCCCCGCCATCGCCATCGACGGCCCGAAGGCGGTCGGCAAGACGACCACGGCGGAGCAGCGGGCCCACGGGCTGCTCCGACTGGACTCGCGTGCTAACCGGGAATCGATCCAAGCCGACCCCGAGCTGGTCCTGACCAGAGCGCGCCCGCTGCTGATCGACGAATGGCAGAAGGTCCCCGAGGTGTGGGACGTCGTACGCAGGGCCGTCGACGAGGACCGCAGCGGGGGCCAGTACCTGCTGGTCGGAAGCGCGGCACCGGCACCCGGCGCCACCGCTCACTCCGGCGCCGGCCGCATCGGCCGCCTGAGGATGCGGCCGATGACGCTCTCCGAGCGAGGCGTCAGCGAACCGACGGTGAGCCTGCGTGGCCTGCTGTCGGGAGCGCGGGGCCCACTGGACGGCTCGTGCCCACTGCGCCTGGCCGACTACACGGAGGAGATCCTCGCGTCCGGCTTTCCCGGTCTGCGGGGCCTGACCCCACGCGCCTTGAAGTTCCAGCTCGACTCCTACCTGCGCAACGCGGTCGATCGTGACGTCCCCGAGCAGGGCTTGGCAGTGCGCAAGCCGGACTCCATGCTGGCCTGGCTCCGCGCCTACGCCGCGGCCACGTCGTCGACCGCCAGCTACTCGAGCCTGCTGGACGCCGCGACCCCCGGACAGGACGACAAGCCCGCTCGCAGCACGAGCATCGCGTATCGCGACGTGCTCACTCAGCTGTGGCTGCTCGATCCGGTACCTGCATGGGCGCCGCTCGGCAATCCCCTGGCGCGTCTTGGTCAAGCACCGCAGCACCACCTCGCAGACCCGGCTCTGGCCGCTCGGCTCCTCGGCCTCACCAGCGACGCTCTCCTCGATGGCGAGGGGACACCGATCGGCCCGCAGGCGGGCACGATGCTCGGGCACCTGTTCCAGTCGCTCGCCGCTCTCTGCATCCGAGTCCCGGCTCAGGCCGCGGAAGCGAACGTCGGCCATCTGCGAACCCGAAACGGCGACCACGAGATCGACCTCGTCGTCGTCCGCGACGACGGCAAGGTCCTCGCCATCGAGGTGAAGCTCGCCACCACGGTCGACGACCGCGACACCACTCACCTGCACTGGCTCGCCGGCCATCTGGGCGACGCGCTGCTCGACGCGATCATCGTCAACACCGGACCGAGCGCCTACCGCCGACCCGACGGGATCGGCGTGGTCCCCTTGGGACTCATCGCGGCGTGA
- a CDS encoding SPFH domain-containing protein, which yields MVVLIRSFRFIGAAEVGLVNKRFGRRLTADQAIAFHGEAGYQGKLLMPGLRFKLWPVFSVTKHPWVRVSPGEIGVVISQLGAPLPIGAKSAQYKDVFANFTDLDTFLTEGGQKGVQRPVLPPGSLLPLHPLAFLVLTASRVYGVPMSGGARRAAPAAESFGLMPEQLRVTFVQPQADQDVVAVVTTLEGLAPEGGDIASRLGGFQDITDLEAADAPDAEKIEAILASKNGQHNNYQDYQAFLDHGGRIGLQHDPLLYGSYLLNPFLVSVELVPMLVVRQGEVAVIKAYVGLPTVDTSGEDFKFGSIVRPGHRGIWNEPLRTGKYAINPRLYAAEIVPTSILTLNWANETSAAHNLDAALSPIDGKSREGFVFGIDLQVQIHVPDSHAPKVISMVGTMQNLVNEVLQSAVGNYFRNALQELPAVQFIETRDVVQQKAQEYITGYLTKYEVETRGVYIQDVIFPPELVAVLTEREIANQERVTFEEQQRAQAVRVDLERVRGTADMQKELAQANVNVDIQKAGAAARSAAAEGEASFVRLTGQAEADKRRAIGLAEAKAIEALGLAKAAGYEAQVQALGQSATAAVAVAGAVADGQIKIVPEVLVGGGDASGAITGLAATLTGTLRNWGGPSILSPADVAAEPVANVEADDPAPVAGAGESAE from the coding sequence GTGGTCGTTCTCATCCGGTCGTTCCGATTCATCGGGGCGGCCGAGGTCGGACTGGTCAACAAGAGGTTCGGACGCCGGTTGACCGCCGATCAAGCCATTGCGTTCCATGGTGAGGCCGGCTATCAGGGCAAGCTGCTGATGCCGGGTCTGCGGTTCAAGCTGTGGCCCGTCTTCTCCGTGACCAAGCACCCCTGGGTCCGCGTGTCGCCCGGAGAGATCGGCGTCGTCATCTCCCAGCTCGGCGCGCCCCTGCCGATCGGTGCCAAGAGCGCACAGTACAAAGACGTCTTCGCCAACTTCACCGACCTCGACACGTTCTTGACCGAGGGCGGCCAGAAGGGTGTCCAGCGACCCGTGCTCCCGCCGGGTTCGCTGCTGCCGCTGCACCCCCTCGCCTTCCTCGTGCTCACCGCCAGCAGGGTGTACGGAGTCCCGATGTCCGGCGGCGCGCGGCGGGCTGCGCCGGCTGCCGAGAGCTTCGGCCTCATGCCGGAACAGCTGCGGGTCACGTTCGTCCAGCCGCAGGCCGACCAGGACGTGGTCGCCGTGGTGACGACCCTCGAGGGCCTCGCACCGGAGGGTGGCGACATCGCCAGCCGGCTCGGCGGCTTCCAGGACATCACGGACCTCGAGGCGGCGGATGCGCCCGATGCCGAGAAGATCGAGGCGATCCTGGCGAGCAAGAACGGGCAGCACAACAACTACCAGGACTACCAGGCGTTCCTCGACCACGGCGGACGCATCGGCCTGCAGCACGACCCGCTGCTGTACGGGTCCTACCTGCTGAACCCGTTCCTGGTCAGCGTGGAGCTGGTGCCGATGCTCGTCGTGCGCCAGGGCGAGGTCGCCGTGATCAAGGCGTACGTCGGGCTGCCCACCGTGGACACGTCGGGCGAGGACTTCAAGTTCGGCTCGATCGTGCGGCCCGGCCACCGCGGCATCTGGAACGAGCCGCTCCGGACGGGCAAGTACGCGATCAACCCGCGCCTGTATGCCGCGGAGATCGTGCCGACCTCCATCCTCACGCTCAACTGGGCCAACGAGACCTCGGCCGCTCACAACCTGGATGCGGCGCTGAGCCCCATCGACGGAAAGTCCCGCGAAGGATTCGTCTTCGGGATCGACCTCCAGGTGCAGATCCACGTGCCCGACTCGCATGCGCCGAAGGTGATCTCCATGGTCGGCACCATGCAGAACCTGGTGAACGAGGTGCTGCAGTCGGCAGTGGGCAACTACTTCCGCAATGCGCTCCAGGAGCTGCCGGCCGTGCAGTTCATCGAGACGCGCGATGTCGTCCAGCAGAAGGCGCAGGAGTACATCACGGGCTACCTGACGAAGTACGAGGTCGAGACACGTGGGGTCTACATCCAGGACGTCATCTTCCCGCCCGAGCTCGTGGCCGTCCTGACCGAACGCGAGATCGCGAACCAGGAACGCGTGACGTTCGAGGAGCAGCAGCGCGCCCAGGCGGTCCGCGTCGACCTCGAGCGGGTGCGCGGGACTGCCGACATGCAGAAGGAGCTCGCCCAGGCGAACGTCAACGTCGACATCCAGAAAGCCGGCGCAGCCGCCAGGAGCGCAGCCGCCGAGGGCGAGGCCTCGTTCGTCCGGCTCACCGGACAGGCGGAGGCCGACAAGCGTCGCGCCATCGGCCTGGCCGAGGCGAAGGCGATCGAGGCGCTCGGGCTCGCGAAGGCCGCCGGCTACGAGGCCCAGGTCCAGGCCCTTGGCCAGTCCGCGACTGCGGCCGTCGCGGTCGCCGGGGCGGTCGCCGACGGTCAGATCAAGATCGTGCCGGAGGTCCTCGTCGGAGGTGGCGACGCCAGCGGAGCGATCACCGGGCTGGCGGCAACCCTGACAGGCACCCTGCGGAACTGGGGTGGGCCGTCGATCCTGTCGCCGGCAGATGTGGCTGCGGAGCCTGTCGCGAACGTCGAGGCAGACGATCCGGCTCCGGTGGCGGGTGCCGGCGAGAGCGCGGAGTAG
- a CDS encoding DUF4304 domain-containing protein, producing the protein MAAPTAESERMRDIVTRHAPTLKELGFRKRGHCFNRTVGDGMVHVVYFWMAPKEPLAWTPVPGLRERRYGSFRLDFGVYVPEMTRSHQPRGPWINDYDCHLRRTIGQLVTGDGASDFWWMLDDPSAAAAAGVALERHGLPWLSQFEDRASLLAAFESHGATAIGMSPAGPLDIADVLRAVGDVRRERRALEEYVASPVLPNHASYLREHLQRRGHGDLIERITTRSPA; encoded by the coding sequence GTGGCAGCGCCGACCGCGGAGTCCGAGCGGATGCGGGACATCGTGACCCGGCACGCGCCGACGCTCAAGGAATTGGGCTTCCGGAAGCGCGGGCACTGCTTCAACCGCACGGTGGGCGACGGGATGGTGCACGTCGTCTACTTCTGGATGGCACCCAAGGAGCCGCTGGCCTGGACGCCGGTCCCGGGACTGCGCGAGAGGCGCTACGGGTCCTTCCGTCTCGACTTCGGTGTCTATGTGCCGGAGATGACCCGCAGCCACCAGCCGCGTGGTCCGTGGATCAACGACTACGACTGTCATCTCCGACGGACGATCGGCCAACTCGTGACAGGCGACGGTGCTTCGGACTTCTGGTGGATGCTGGACGATCCATCGGCCGCCGCTGCGGCCGGTGTCGCACTGGAACGTCACGGACTCCCCTGGCTCTCCCAGTTCGAGGACCGCGCCTCTCTGCTCGCGGCCTTCGAGAGTCACGGCGCCACAGCCATCGGGATGAGCCCAGCGGGTCCGCTCGACATCGCGGACGTGCTCCGCGCCGTGGGCGACGTGAGGCGGGAGCGGAGAGCCCTCGAGGAGTACGTCGCATCGCCGGTCCTGCCAAATCACGCAAGCTACCTGAGAGAGCACCTCCAGCGCCGCGGTCACGGCGATCTCATCGAGCGCATCACGACTCGGTCCCCGGCTTAG
- a CDS encoding PH domain-containing protein, with the protein MAPRTEAGPQPGEEPALPVVWRVGRPALLVARVGTGLSLAAIAAVTAWVLWWPDADRTAAALAAAVALVFVVLLWRMGLHPSLEATAAGLTVRNPLQTVEIPWAEVRETIPGYDGIRITRYGRPSVTVWAVQKANISTWSRARTRADVVAATIDHLARVHGAHDHAHASTMRSISNEPEPRDAAALPLPFPWTMSRVEAFVVGELRHSSSPLLSGAVALLFAALALGVLGFLGDDLWNNYVLQQRGIVVHATVLAVPGQVKVTWPAIAPRAVFVDPGHPSGTYAVGDVVEVQSDPREPTLARLVGVKPDAGDRIRSGAVGVVGLFLAGAYAKWSRWLLFAQRHAATTGSGRHRKP; encoded by the coding sequence GTGGCGCCGCGCACGGAAGCTGGACCGCAACCTGGTGAAGAGCCGGCGCTGCCTGTCGTCTGGCGCGTCGGCCGCCCCGCGCTGCTCGTCGCCCGGGTCGGCACCGGCCTCAGTCTCGCCGCGATTGCGGCGGTGACCGCCTGGGTGCTCTGGTGGCCGGACGCGGACCGGACAGCAGCCGCGCTCGCCGCGGCCGTCGCCCTGGTCTTCGTCGTGCTCCTCTGGCGAATGGGACTGCACCCCTCGCTCGAGGCGACCGCTGCCGGACTCACCGTCCGCAATCCACTTCAGACCGTCGAGATCCCGTGGGCGGAGGTCCGCGAGACCATCCCCGGGTACGACGGCATCAGGATCACGCGCTACGGCCGTCCCTCCGTCACCGTCTGGGCTGTGCAGAAGGCGAACATCAGCACGTGGTCGCGAGCGCGAACGCGGGCCGATGTGGTGGCGGCGACGATTGACCACCTGGCGCGGGTCCATGGCGCCCACGACCACGCGCACGCGTCGACGATGCGATCCATTTCGAACGAGCCCGAGCCACGCGACGCCGCCGCGCTGCCTCTGCCCTTCCCGTGGACGATGTCTCGCGTCGAAGCGTTCGTCGTCGGCGAGCTGCGGCACTCGTCGTCACCGCTGCTGAGCGGCGCGGTGGCTCTCCTGTTCGCTGCACTCGCGCTGGGGGTCCTCGGATTCCTCGGCGACGACCTGTGGAACAACTACGTGCTGCAGCAGCGCGGAATCGTCGTCCATGCCACGGTGCTGGCCGTCCCCGGCCAGGTGAAGGTCACCTGGCCGGCTATCGCACCGCGCGCCGTCTTCGTCGACCCCGGCCACCCCTCTGGCACCTATGCCGTCGGCGACGTCGTCGAGGTGCAGTCGGATCCGCGAGAGCCGACCCTTGCCCGGCTGGTCGGCGTGAAGCCAGATGCCGGGGACCGGATCAGGTCTGGAGCGGTCGGCGTCGTGGGGTTGTTCCTGGCGGGCGCTTACGCCAAATGGTCACGCTGGTTGCTGTTCGCCCAGCGGCACGCTGCCACCACCGGCTCGGGGCGGCACCGCAAGCCCTGA
- a CDS encoding DUF4143 domain-containing protein: MATYLPRLVDDQLARGLRSAGAVVLEGPKACGKTTTARQQAASLVRLDASPQLRAAGQVDPGLLLAGETPRLIDEWQLVPEVWNAVRHSVDDRQASGQFILTGSATPTDDVTRHTGTGRFSRVRMLPMSLYEQQRSNGQVSLRALLDGEPATSAGSDVDLLGVAQLLCRGGWPGNLDRDLGDALNANRDYLATIAGADIVTLDGVRRDPRKVTALIFALARNAGTYVTNRTLQADITGDGQTLAPRTLDNYLDALARLWLYVEQPAWGQHMRSSAQVRRAPKRHLVDPSLAAAAMGATPEALVADPETFGQLFESLVFRDLSVYAQAVDAHVFAYQDTTAEFDAVVVRDDRWIGVEVKLSGRPEIIDGAASSMLRLAERMRTPPSALAVVTATGPSYRRADGVVVTSILNLGP, encoded by the coding sequence ATGGCTACCTACCTCCCGAGGCTGGTGGACGACCAGCTCGCCCGAGGCCTTCGCTCCGCGGGTGCCGTCGTGCTCGAAGGTCCGAAGGCGTGCGGCAAGACGACCACGGCGCGGCAGCAGGCCGCCAGCCTCGTGCGCCTCGATGCGTCTCCGCAGCTTCGTGCAGCCGGCCAGGTCGACCCCGGCCTGCTGCTCGCGGGGGAGACGCCCCGGCTGATCGACGAGTGGCAGCTGGTTCCTGAGGTGTGGAACGCCGTGCGTCACTCGGTCGACGACCGACAAGCCAGCGGACAGTTCATCCTCACGGGGTCCGCCACCCCTACGGACGACGTCACGCGGCACACCGGCACGGGCCGGTTCTCCCGGGTGCGGATGTTGCCGATGTCGCTGTACGAGCAGCAACGGTCGAATGGCCAGGTGTCGCTGCGGGCGCTTCTCGACGGCGAGCCCGCCACCAGTGCGGGCAGCGACGTCGACCTGCTTGGCGTGGCGCAGCTGCTGTGCCGAGGCGGTTGGCCGGGGAACCTCGACCGGGACCTGGGGGATGCGCTCAACGCCAATCGCGACTACCTGGCCACGATCGCCGGCGCCGACATCGTCACGCTCGACGGCGTCCGCCGGGACCCCCGCAAGGTCACCGCGCTGATCTTCGCGCTGGCGCGCAACGCCGGAACCTACGTGACCAACCGGACGCTGCAGGCGGACATCACCGGCGACGGGCAGACCCTTGCGCCCCGGACCTTGGACAACTACCTGGACGCCCTGGCGCGACTGTGGCTGTACGTCGAGCAGCCCGCCTGGGGGCAGCACATGCGGTCGTCCGCGCAGGTGCGGCGAGCGCCCAAGCGCCACCTCGTCGACCCCTCCCTCGCCGCGGCGGCGATGGGCGCCACACCTGAGGCATTGGTGGCCGACCCCGAGACGTTCGGGCAGCTGTTCGAGAGCCTTGTGTTCCGAGACCTGTCGGTCTACGCCCAGGCCGTCGACGCTCACGTCTTCGCCTACCAGGACACCACCGCCGAGTTCGATGCGGTCGTCGTCCGCGACGATCGCTGGATAGGGGTCGAGGTCAAGCTCTCCGGCCGCCCGGAGATCATCGACGGGGCTGCATCGAGCATGCTTCGGCTCGCCGAGCGGATGCGAACTCCGCCATCCGCGCTCGCCGTCGTGACGGCCACCGGGCCTTCCTACCGCCGAGCGGATGGCGTCGTCGTCACCTCGATCCTCAACCTTGGTCCCTGA
- a CDS encoding helix-turn-helix domain-containing protein — protein sequence MEAATLIRTSREAAGLSQGALAARAGTSQPAVSRYEAGASSPSVETLDRLLAAMGARLELSVAAAPRHLDVRTPRMAKLRANRERVRRVAHRHGASNVRVFGSVARGEDGPDSDVDILVDLDVRTRGLLPLAAIADDLSVLLGERVDVAPADALAPHVAETALAEAVPL from the coding sequence GTGGAAGCCGCCACGCTGATCCGCACGAGCCGCGAGGCCGCGGGCCTCAGTCAGGGCGCCTTGGCGGCACGAGCCGGCACCTCGCAGCCGGCAGTCTCGCGGTATGAGGCCGGTGCCAGCTCGCCATCGGTCGAGACGCTCGACCGGCTCCTCGCGGCGATGGGAGCGCGCCTGGAGCTGAGCGTCGCGGCCGCCCCACGCCACCTGGACGTACGCACACCGCGGATGGCGAAGCTGCGCGCGAACCGCGAGCGCGTCCGCCGCGTCGCTCACCGGCACGGCGCCTCCAACGTGCGGGTCTTCGGGTCGGTCGCTCGCGGCGAGGACGGCCCGGACTCCGACGTCGACATCCTCGTCGACCTCGACGTCCGCACCCGCGGCCTGCTCCCGCTCGCCGCGATCGCCGACGACCTCTCGGTGCTTCTCGGAGAGCGTGTCGACGTCGCGCCGGCCGACGCGCTGGCGCCGCACGTCGCCGAAACGGCGCTGGCCGAGGCGGTGCCACTGTGA
- a CDS encoding ATP-binding cassette domain-containing protein yields MADAAGAPILEVDGLVVRYGSYTAVDGLSLSVGRGEIFGLLGPNGAGKTSTLSAIEGLLNPAAGAVKVVGHVATSEPLAVRALIGVQLQASSFQAELTLTEILRLYSGLYGLTLSGDELNQRLRRAGLADEAGKRYKQTSGGQQQRFSLLVAMLHDPPLLLLDEPTSGLDPQARRQLWSQIERARGEGGSILLTTHSMEEASAVCDRVAIIDHGRLVALGTPAELVDQHRTDPRVLRAAHGDVTLEDVFIGLTGDEIRD; encoded by the coding sequence GTGGCTGACGCGGCAGGAGCTCCGATCCTCGAGGTCGACGGTCTCGTCGTGCGGTACGGGTCGTACACCGCGGTCGACGGTCTGAGCCTCAGCGTCGGGCGTGGTGAGATCTTCGGTCTGCTCGGGCCGAACGGCGCCGGGAAGACGAGCACGCTCTCGGCGATCGAGGGGCTGCTGAACCCCGCGGCCGGGGCGGTGAAGGTCGTGGGACACGTCGCGACGAGCGAGCCGCTCGCCGTGCGCGCGCTCATCGGCGTCCAGCTGCAGGCGTCCAGCTTCCAGGCGGAGCTGACGCTCACCGAGATCCTGCGCCTGTACTCGGGGCTCTACGGGCTCACGCTGTCCGGCGACGAGCTGAACCAGCGGCTCCGCCGTGCCGGCCTGGCGGACGAGGCGGGCAAGCGCTACAAGCAGACGTCCGGCGGACAGCAGCAGCGCTTCTCGCTGCTCGTCGCGATGCTGCACGACCCGCCACTGCTCCTCCTCGACGAGCCCACCTCAGGCCTGGATCCGCAGGCCCGGCGCCAGCTGTGGTCGCAGATCGAGCGGGCGCGAGGCGAGGGCGGCTCGATCCTGCTGACCACCCACTCGATGGAGGAGGCCTCGGCCGTGTGCGACCGGGTCGCGATCATCGACCACGGTCGGCTCGTCGCGCTGGGCACGCCCGCCGAGCTGGTCGACCAGCACCGCACCGACCCGCGGGTGCTGCGCGCGGCGCACGGCGACGTCACGCTCGAGGACGTGTTCATCGGCCTGACGGGGGACGAGATCCGTGACTGA
- a CDS encoding DUF4238 domain-containing protein → MADKLVRRQHTVSRFYLAGFAAEGRTLVRVPLADPSSAHSVGVSDATVVKDFYSLDWGDGELDDFFEHAFGEVEGLAAPALRRALDPASRWPLDKDDKAVLALWVALQHLRSESIRTTRTNVNALMIRLVVGTSGKAALRRHIEKSEGEAISDDRLDAEWHDLTQTGGTEMSDDVAGHLTSISETLSPTAHMLYDQQWSLDYFERKALVTSDHPVVMLPRPGAAEWEGIGLATAGGFAVPLDRRSALVIGASPDLPDMRVPGNAALANRVNAGVAANARRAVYHHPDDREVLRGLKLPPVRR, encoded by the coding sequence GTGGCAGACAAGCTCGTGCGGCGGCAACACACCGTCTCGCGGTTCTACCTTGCCGGCTTCGCCGCGGAAGGGCGGACGTTGGTCCGCGTTCCACTGGCCGATCCCTCAAGCGCTCACTCGGTGGGGGTCAGCGATGCCACGGTAGTGAAGGACTTCTACTCACTGGACTGGGGTGACGGGGAGCTCGACGACTTCTTCGAGCACGCGTTCGGCGAGGTGGAGGGCCTGGCGGCGCCTGCCCTCCGGCGCGCGTTGGATCCGGCCTCGCGGTGGCCACTCGACAAGGACGACAAAGCCGTCCTCGCGCTGTGGGTCGCGCTCCAGCACCTTCGTTCGGAGAGCATCCGGACGACTCGGACGAACGTCAACGCCCTCATGATCCGGCTCGTCGTCGGGACATCCGGCAAGGCTGCGCTCCGACGCCACATCGAGAAGTCCGAAGGCGAAGCGATTAGTGATGACCGGCTCGACGCTGAGTGGCACGACCTCACCCAGACGGGCGGCACCGAGATGTCGGACGACGTTGCGGGCCACCTGACTTCCATCTCGGAGACGTTGTCGCCCACCGCGCACATGCTCTACGACCAGCAATGGTCACTCGACTACTTCGAGCGGAAGGCCTTGGTGACGTCGGACCACCCCGTCGTCATGCTGCCGCGCCCCGGCGCGGCCGAGTGGGAGGGCATCGGGCTGGCGACCGCTGGTGGCTTCGCGGTACCTCTCGATCGCAGGAGTGCCCTGGTTATCGGTGCTTCGCCAGACCTCCCTGACATGCGTGTCCCGGGGAACGCGGCCCTCGCTAACAGGGTCAACGCTGGCGTCGCAGCCAATGCCCGCCGTGCCGTCTACCACCACCCAGACGACCGAGAGGTCCTTCGCGGTCTGAAGCTCCCGCCCGTACGGAGATAG
- a CDS encoding ABC transporter permease encodes MTETTLLKPPPVGLAMRTLLRADATVLLRNRQALLLSIVLPVAMLFITGAGSGRRQVLDPGYLIGLAITYGLMASGLFGYPMAVARDRESGVFQRMRVTPVPMWTVSVSRIVVQLVLSLVMSLVVLGLGGVRHHLTFGFSNWLLVLAISLLGALVFLAIGQAIVGLTTTSGQVNAFSRVLFALLLVVGLVGSSGLLGTTFKTIAGWTPVGGLSNLFSAATGSVAWGSDQVIGLVASVGYAVVFGFIGVRWFRWTVR; translated from the coding sequence GTGACTGAGACGACCCTCCTGAAGCCGCCGCCGGTCGGCCTGGCGATGCGCACGCTGCTGCGCGCCGACGCCACCGTGCTGCTGCGCAACCGGCAGGCGCTGCTGCTGTCGATCGTGCTGCCGGTCGCGATGCTGTTCATCACCGGTGCGGGCAGCGGGCGACGACAGGTTCTCGATCCGGGGTACCTGATCGGCCTGGCGATCACGTACGGGCTGATGGCGTCGGGCCTGTTCGGGTACCCGATGGCCGTGGCGCGTGACCGCGAGTCCGGCGTGTTCCAGCGGATGCGCGTGACGCCCGTGCCGATGTGGACGGTCTCGGTGAGCCGGATCGTCGTGCAGCTGGTGCTCTCGCTGGTCATGTCGCTGGTGGTCCTCGGCCTCGGCGGCGTGCGCCACCACCTCACGTTCGGCTTCTCGAACTGGCTCCTGGTCCTGGCGATCTCGCTGCTGGGCGCGCTCGTGTTCCTGGCGATCGGGCAGGCGATCGTCGGCCTCACCACGACCTCGGGCCAGGTGAACGCGTTCAGCCGGGTGCTGTTCGCGCTGCTGCTCGTCGTCGGCCTCGTCGGCTCCTCCGGCCTGCTGGGGACCACGTTCAAGACGATCGCCGGCTGGACGCCCGTCGGCGGCCTGTCCAACCTCTTCAGCGCCGCCACCGGCAGCGTCGCCTGGGGTTCCGACCAGGTGATCGGGCTGGTCGCGTCGGTCGGGTACGCCGTGGTGTTCGGGTTCATCGGCGTCCGGTGGTTCCGCTGGACGGTCCGCTGA
- a CDS encoding ATP-binding protein, whose protein sequence is MDSLSFTAALDGIPTSRRWVVAWARRAGCPEACVSTIALLTTEAVTNAVRHGPDRGTVTVAVSQVRGQWRVAVTDQSRGRPVVRDVEPWALGGRGVMLIDRLAAAWGVDSGRGGAKTVWFHVACAD, encoded by the coding sequence GTGGACTCTCTGAGCTTCACGGCCGCCCTCGACGGCATCCCCACAAGCCGCCGGTGGGTGGTGGCGTGGGCTCGTCGTGCCGGCTGCCCGGAGGCCTGCGTCAGCACCATCGCCCTGCTGACCACCGAGGCCGTCACCAACGCGGTCCGGCACGGGCCGGACCGCGGGACGGTGACCGTCGCGGTGTCGCAGGTGCGCGGGCAGTGGCGGGTGGCGGTGACGGACCAGAGCCGTGGTCGGCCCGTGGTCCGGGACGTGGAGCCGTGGGCGCTCGGCGGCCGCGGCGTCATGCTGATCGACCGCCTGGCGGCCGCGTGGGGCGTCGACAGCGGGCGCGGCGGGGCCAAGACGGTGTGGTTCCACGTCGCGTGCGCCGATTGA
- a CDS encoding patatin-like phospholipase family protein yields the protein MNAPSSSSSSSPRPSAAGRALVVAGGGAAGNAWAIGVIAGLADAGVDVTVADLIVGTSSGATVAAQITGGPRPAELYSAIVEEPPLPDAHARTGTVPGNGAGAGNGPRNSAGHGPARGVSGAGYLAWSDEVIASAADAADMRRRMGAAALERDASDGAAGARWRDVVAGRLPGTDWPQQRVVLVAVDARTGEPVGLDRDSGVDLVDAVAASTSAMVPYPIGERRYLNGGYRRSENADLAAGYGRVLVLSPFGGRSRMPAAWRMDLASQVEELRAGGSEVETVFPDAGAGDVFDANALDPSTRLQAARGGHDQGRRLADRLRTFWV from the coding sequence ATGAACGCACCTTCCTCGTCCTCGTCCTCGTCCCCCCGTCCGTCGGCTGCCGGGCGGGCGCTCGTCGTCGCCGGCGGCGGCGCCGCGGGCAACGCCTGGGCGATCGGTGTCATCGCCGGGCTGGCCGACGCCGGCGTCGACGTCACGGTGGCCGACCTGATCGTCGGGACGTCGTCCGGCGCCACCGTCGCGGCGCAGATCACCGGCGGTCCCCGACCTGCGGAGCTCTACTCCGCCATCGTCGAGGAGCCGCCGCTCCCGGACGCGCACGCCCGCACCGGGACCGTTCCCGGTAACGGCGCGGGCGCCGGGAACGGTCCCCGGAACAGCGCAGGTCACGGCCCTGCCCGGGGTGTCTCCGGCGCCGGCTACCTCGCCTGGTCCGACGAGGTGATCGCGTCCGCGGCGGACGCCGCGGACATGCGCCGCCGGATGGGCGCCGCGGCGCTCGAGCGGGACGCGTCAGACGGAGCGGCGGGCGCACGCTGGCGCGACGTCGTCGCCGGCCGGCTGCCCGGCACCGACTGGCCGCAGCAGCGAGTGGTGCTGGTCGCCGTGGACGCCCGCACCGGCGAACCCGTCGGGCTCGACCGGGACAGCGGCGTGGACCTGGTGGACGCCGTCGCCGCCAGCACGTCGGCGATGGTGCCCTACCCGATCGGCGAGCGTCGCTACCTCAACGGCGGCTACCGGCGCAGCGAGAACGCCGACCTCGCCGCGGGGTACGGGCGGGTGCTGGTCCTCTCACCCTTCGGCGGCCGGTCCCGCATGCCGGCCGCGTGGCGGATGGACCTCGCCTCGCAGGTCGAGGAGCTGCGCGCCGGTGGCAGCGAGGTGGAGACGGTGTTTCCCGACGCAGGCGCCGGTGACGTGTTCGACGCGAACGCCCTCGACCCGTCGACGCGCCTGCAGGCCGCGCGAGGAGGCCACGACCAGGGACGACGCCTCGCGGACCGGCTGCGCACGTTCTGGGTCTAG